One segment of Octopus sinensis linkage group LG27, ASM634580v1, whole genome shotgun sequence DNA contains the following:
- the LOC115225114 gene encoding zinc finger protein 665-like isoform X2 yields MTNYSLIMNNLTKSKNPGTKKTPYSCDVCGKSFSQKSNLTVHKRIHTGEKPYHCDICGRSFSGSNDLTRHQRIHTGEKPYRCDICGKSFSLYSALTSHKYIHMGEMPYHCDICGKSFSGNSQLTSHRRIHTGEKPYCCDICGKSFSENSTLTRHKRIHTGEKPYQCIICGKSFSGIGNLTRHKRIHTGEKPYQCDICGKSFSESSSVTSHKRIHTGEKPYHCNICGKSFTANSDLTKHKHVHTGEKPHHCDICGGSFSNAIYMKRHKHIHRAEKPYHCDTCGKSFSKCIVLTKHQRIHTGEKPYHCDICGKSFSENSNLTEHKRIHTGEKPYHCGICGKTFSQSNGLTKHKRVHTGEKPYQCDICGISFSRKDLLTVHKRIHTGEKPYHCDICGKSFSKNDTLTSHKRIHTGEKPYHCNICGKSFSENSTLTIHKRIHTGEEPYHCNICGKSFSQNSTLTSHKYTHTGEKPYHCDICGKSFSCSSHLSKHKRIHTGEKSSL; encoded by the exons atgacaaattattctctcataatgaataatttaactaAATCTAAAAACCCTGGTACAAAAAAAACCCCATATtcctgtgatgtctgtggaaaatcattctctcaaaaaagtaacttgactgtacacaaacgtattcatacaggagagaagccatatcattgtgat atctgtggtagatcatttTCTGGAAGTAATGACTTGACTAGACACcagcgcattcatacaggagagaaaccatatcgttgtgatatctgtggcaaatccttTTCTCTATATAGCGCTTTAACtagtcacaaatatatacatatgggagagatgccatatcattgtgatatctgtggtaaatcattctctggaaatagTCAGTTGACTagtcacagacgtattcacacaggtgagaaaccatactgctgtgatatctgtggtaaatcattttctgaaaatagcactttaactagacacaagcgtattcatacaggtgagaagccatatcaatgtattatctgcggtaaatcattttctggaaTTGGAAATTTAActcgtcacaaacgtattcatactggggaaaaaccatatcagtgtgatatctgtggcaaatcattttccgAAAGTAGCAGTGTAACtagtcacaagcgtattcatacaggagagaagccatatcattgtaatatctgtggtaaatcattcactgcaaACAgtgacttgactaaacacaagcacgttcatacaggagagaagccacatcactgtgatatctgtggtgggTCATTTTCTAATGCCATTTACATGAAAaggcacaaacatattcatagagctgagaagccatatcactgtgatacatgtggcaaatcattctctaaatGTATTGTCTTAACTAAACACcagcgtattcacacaggagagaaaccataccattgtgatatctgtggtaaatcattttctgaaaatagtaACTTGActgaacataaacgtattcatactggggaaaaaccatatcactgtggtatctgtggtaaaacattctctcaaagtaatggcttaactaaacacaagcgtgttcacacaggagagaagccatatcagtgtgatatctgtggtatatcGTTCTCAAGAAAGGATCTCTTAACAgtgcataaacgtattcatactggagagaagccatatcactgtgacatttgtggtaaatcattttctaaaaatgacactttaactagtcacaaacgtattcatacgggtgagaaaccatatcattgtaatatctgtggtaaatcattttctgaaaatagcactttaacaattcataaacgcattcatacaggtgaggaaccatatcattgtaatatctgtggtaaatcattttctcaaaatagcactttaactagtcacaaatatactcatacaggggagaagccataccattgtgacatctgtggtaaatcattctcttgtagTAGCCACCTgtctaaacataaacgtattcatacaggagagaagtcatcattgtaa
- the LOC115225114 gene encoding zinc finger protein 62 homolog isoform X1: protein MTNYSLIMNNLTKSKNPGTKKTPYSCDVCGKSFSQKSNLTVHKRIHTGEKPYHCDVCGKSFSQSNLTVHRRIHTGEKPYHCDVCGKSFSRRSHLSVHKHTHTGEKPCHCDTCGKLFSCNSQLTTHRRIHTGEKPYPCDLCGKSFSQTNALTRHKRVHTGEKPYHCDICGKSFPYNGNLMIHKRVHTGEKPYHCDICGRSFSGSNDLTRHQRIHTGEKPYRCDICGKSFSLYSALTSHKYIHMGEMPYHCDICGKSFSGNSQLTSHRRIHTGEKPYCCDICGKSFSENSTLTRHKRIHTGEKPYQCIICGKSFSGIGNLTRHKRIHTGEKPYQCDICGKSFSESSSVTSHKRIHTGEKPYHCNICGKSFTANSDLTKHKHVHTGEKPHHCDICGGSFSNAIYMKRHKHIHRAEKPYHCDTCGKSFSKCIVLTKHQRIHTGEKPYHCDICGKSFSENSNLTEHKRIHTGEKPYHCGICGKTFSQSNGLTKHKRVHTGEKPYQCDICGISFSRKDLLTVHKRIHTGEKPYHCDICGKSFSKNDTLTSHKRIHTGEKPYHCNICGKSFSENSTLTIHKRIHTGEEPYHCNICGKSFSQNSTLTSHKYTHTGEKPYHCDICGKSFSCSSHLSKHKRIHTGEKSSL, encoded by the coding sequence atgacaaattattctctcataatgaataatttaactaAATCTAAAAACCCTGGTACAAAAAAAACCCCATATtcctgtgatgtctgtggaaaatcattctctcaaaaaagtaacttgactgtacacaaacgtattcatacaggagagaagccatatcattgtgatgtctgtggaaaatcattctctcaaagtaactTGACTgttcacagacgtattcatacgggtgagaagccatatcattgtgatgtctgtgggaaatcattttcTCGGAGAAGTCACTTGTctgttcacaaacatacacatacaggagagaaaccatgtcattgcgatacctgtggtaaattattctcttgtAATAGTCAGTTGACTACTCatagacgtattcatactggtgaaaaaccatatcccTGCGAtttatgtggtaaatcattttctcaaactaatgctttaactagacacaaacgtgttcatacaggtgagaagccatatcattgtgatatctgtgggaaatcattcccTTATAACGGTAACTTGATGattcacaagcgtgttcatactggggaaaaaccatatcactgtgatatctgtggtagatcatttTCTGGAAGTAATGACTTGACTAGACACcagcgcattcatacaggagagaaaccatatcgttgtgatatctgtggcaaatccttTTCTCTATATAGCGCTTTAACtagtcacaaatatatacatatgggagagatgccatatcattgtgatatctgtggtaaatcattctctggaaatagTCAGTTGACTagtcacagacgtattcacacaggtgagaaaccatactgctgtgatatctgtggtaaatcattttctgaaaatagcactttaactagacacaagcgtattcatacaggtgagaagccatatcaatgtattatctgcggtaaatcattttctggaaTTGGAAATTTAActcgtcacaaacgtattcatactggggaaaaaccatatcagtgtgatatctgtggcaaatcattttccgAAAGTAGCAGTGTAACtagtcacaagcgtattcatacaggagagaagccatatcattgtaatatctgtggtaaatcattcactgcaaACAgtgacttgactaaacacaagcacgttcatacaggagagaagccacatcactgtgatatctgtggtgggTCATTTTCTAATGCCATTTACATGAAAaggcacaaacatattcatagagctgagaagccatatcactgtgatacatgtggcaaatcattctctaaatGTATTGTCTTAACTAAACACcagcgtattcacacaggagagaaaccataccattgtgatatctgtggtaaatcattttctgaaaatagtaACTTGActgaacataaacgtattcatactggggaaaaaccatatcactgtggtatctgtggtaaaacattctctcaaagtaatggcttaactaaacacaagcgtgttcacacaggagagaagccatatcagtgtgatatctgtggtatatcGTTCTCAAGAAAGGATCTCTTAACAgtgcataaacgtattcatactggagagaagccatatcactgtgacatttgtggtaaatcattttctaaaaatgacactttaactagtcacaaacgtattcatacgggtgagaaaccatatcattgtaatatctgtggtaaatcattttctgaaaatagcactttaacaattcataaacgcattcatacaggtgaggaaccatatcattgtaatatctgtggtaaatcattttctcaaaatagcactttaactagtcacaaatatactcatacaggggagaagccataccattgtgacatctgtggtaaatcattctcttgtagTAGCCACCTgtctaaacataaacgtattcatacaggagagaagtcatcattgtaa